The following is a genomic window from Candidatus Effluviviaceae Genus V sp..
AACGAGCGGTATGAGGGACATAACGTGTCGTTCATCTCGATCGACGGTGGCCGGAGACCCGGCGCCGGCGAGAGCTTCCTGGATGAGCAGGGAGCCGTCCACATCATCCTGAACGACCGCGAGAGGGAGGCCTTCGACGCCTACGGTGTGCGCGGGATCCCGACGACGTGCATCATCGACCATGCGGGACGCCTGATGTACCGGCACATCGGCTTCAGCGAGGGCGACGAGGAGCTGTATGCCGCGGAGGTCGACGCGCTCCTGCGCTGGATGCCGGCGAGTTAGTCGGCCCGCGAGTCGCGTGGCCGCGACCGAAGGTCAGAAGACGACGACCGGTGCGCTACCCGCCCGGGGCGCACCGGTCGAACACGTAGACGCCGCCGGTTCGCATCCAGACCGACAGCTCGTCCTCGCCGTCGGCGTCCGTGTCGAGCGGAAACGCCTCGACCCGCATGCACGCGGGCATGTCGTTCGGGTAGCGTCCCGACACCGACGAGCTCCAGTCACACGCTGCCCGCGCGTGCTCTTCGAGCTCGGCATCCAGCACGACCAGGTCGCCGCGCCCGCACCAGAGCGTCCCGCCGCCGGGCACGTCGTCCCACCTTGACCAGGCCGTCTCGACCGCCACGACGTTGTGAAGGCCGTCGCCGGTCAGATCGGCGGCGGCCACCGGGATCGTCCGGCTGCGCCACTTGACGCCGCAGTCCATGAACGGGCCCGAAGCCCCGCCGGCGGGCAGCAGCAGGTCCTCGTCCGATACACTGCTCGCCTCTATCGCGAGCTGCGCACTGAGAAGGTACCTATGCCGGTCGGGACCGCCGGTCGCAAGCTCGCTGTTCCCGTCACCATCGACGTCGGCGACGACCAGACCGTAGAGGCCCCCCAGGTCGTCCCGGCGGGCCAGTACCTCCCCTCCAGCCGACAGGACGACGGCCCCGCCCGTTCGCTGGCTGTAGCCGCTCGACCACGTGACCGCCACCTCGAGCCCCGGGCTGTCGGCCAGCTCGGCCGCCGCGGCCTGCGTACCGACGTAGACGCCGTGTACGCGATGCCGCCAGAGGATATTGCCTCCCTGATCAAGGCACAGGACGTAGGCGCACCCGGCGTCGGTCGTGCCTCCTCCGCTGACGTCGTTCTCGGCGCCGTAGGTCTCCAGCAGGATCTCGGCAGATCCGTCGCCGTCGAGGTCGACCACATGGTGTCTGAGGCACAGCACGCCGAGCCGCCGGTACCACGCGACGCGCTGCCGCTCCGGGGCGACGGCGAGGAGACCGCGATGGCTGCCGCCGAGGTCGTCGGTGTCCGTGATCTTCACACGGTCACCGTCGTCGAGGGTCGGCTGGTCAAAGAGCATGTGAAAGAGATCGGTGTTCTGGTACCCGATGTCGGACTCCGCAATGACGACCGACTCCCCGCCCGTCCTGTACGGCACACCAGCGCCGGGTACGTACCGGGGGTCGAGCGGGAAACGCTGTCGGGCCGCGCCTTCGCTGCCGACGACGGACAGACCCGAGACCACGACGAGGCTCTCACCCCGCGCCGCCCGAGCGACCGCTCGCTCGACCGTGCCGGGGTCGGAGAAACGGAACTCGCTCGCGTAATTGTGGAGAAAGAGGCCCACCGTGTCGTAGAGGGCCGTGTTCCCGACTGGCTCGCACCACACCTCGGGCAGCCACGTGAGGAGGTCGGGCGCTCCGCGCTCCGAGGGAAGCGCGCTGACGAGACGCGTGTCGACGAGATGTGCCACCGTGTCGCCGGCCGTCGTCCGGACCTCTGTCGTGTAGACCCTGATGCCCTCGGGTTCAGCATAGTCACAGAAGACGACGTACGGGAACCCCTGATCGTCAGCACCGCACACGTTGGACATGAGCGTGGACGGTTCAAGCACGCCGTCGAGCACGACGCCCGGCCAACCACCCTCGGACAGGGACATCTCGAAGGCATAGGTTCCCTGCTCCGATGAGCCGGATTGACGCTCCCAGGCGCCGTTCGGCGTCCCGCGGCCGTCCAGGGCCAGGAGCAGCGCGGCGCCGGCTGCGGCGACGGTCAGAATGGAGAGAAGGAGTCTCTGGAGCGAGAACGAACGAGACGGCATGCTGGGCCCCGTCTCCGGGGATCGCGCGGGATGGGCATCTACTTCAGCAGCACCATTCTGCCCGTGTCCCGACGACCGCCGGCCTCGTACCGGTAGAGGTAGACGCCGCTGGCGACCGGCCGGCCGGAGGCATCCGTCCCGTTCCAGACGGCGGCGTGCTCACCGGGCTCCGAGGGTCCATCGACCAGCGTCGTGACGTGTCGCCCGCTCACATCGTAGACGGCGAGCATCGCCTCGCGCGCGTCGGCCGGGACCGAGTAGCGGATCGTCGTCACCGGGTTGAACGGGTTGGGCGTGTTCTGCGCCAGCGCGAACCGTGCCGGGTCGCCGATACCCGTGCCGTCGTCCACCGGCAGGCTCTGGATCAGCGTCATGCCGTTCGACCGCGTGATGGTCAGCGTGACGAAGTCCTCCGGAAGCGTCCCGTCGATCGGGACATCCGCAACTCCGATGGAGTCGGCGACCGCCGCGCCGATCAGGACACCCTTGCTCGACAGGGCCGCCGTCGAACCCGGCGTCGTCTGGACGATGAAGGAGTGCTGCCTGTCATCGACGTAGCCCTGGTGGGCGGCCGTCGTGGGCGACGGCGTGTCGGAGCGGACGAGCAGGCTGGGGTCTCCGAAGAGATGCCAGCTCTTGAACTCGGCCTCCCCGCTCCACCCGTGGTCCTCGATCATCGCGCAGGCGCCGTTGATGCACAGCCCGCCGAGCGTGCGCATCTGCTCCGTCACCAGCAGGTGGTTGATCTCGGAGAGAGCGGCAAGAGGCGGTACCCACTGCATACCGACGGTCGACGCGTAGATCCCGACCGCCCCCGTCGACGCGTCTCCCTCGGTCGCCCGCATCCAGACCTCGGCGAAACAGGTCTTGTCGGTGAACTGGCCCGTCCGGCACGCGACGCTGACGATCCAGGGCAGCATGTCGACGTTCACGAGCGAGTTGACGTCGTTGTTGATGAAGGTCCCAGTGGACCACCCCATCGTCGA
Proteins encoded in this region:
- a CDS encoding redoxin domain-containing protein; this encodes MEFPHLVELNERYEGHNVSFISIDGGRRPGAGESFLDEQGAVHIILNDREREAFDAYGVRGIPTTCIIDHAGRLMYRHIGFSEGDEELYAAEVDALLRWMPAS